In Candidatus Limnocylindrales bacterium, the genomic window TGAAGGCATCGTTGGCGTCATCGGTCATCTCAATTCCAGTTGTTCCATTCCCGCTTCAACGATTTATGCAAAGGTTCCTATCCCCCAAATCACACCTTCTTCCACCAATCCTCAATATACTGAGCAGGGACTGAGAAATGTATTTCGGGTTTGCGGCCGGGATGACCAACAGGGAGCGGTTGCCGCAGATTTTATCGTCAATACCCTCAAGAAAACCAAAGTAGCCGTCTTCCATGATAAGACGACTTATGGTCAGGGGTTAGCCGATGAGACGGTCAAGCGGCTAAAAAAGTTGGGGGTTGAGCCGGTCTTTTACACGGGAATTGTTCAAGGAGATAAAGATTATACCGTGATTCTAACGGCTGCCAAACAGAAAAATCCAGAAGTTCTTTACTTCGGAGGAATCTATCCCGAGGCGATCCTTTTGGCTAAGCAATCCAAGGATATCGGTTTGAATGTTATTCTTATGGGAGGGGAAGGTTTGCATGTCCAGGAATTTATCGATGGAGCAGGTCCGGCGGCTGAAGGGACTTACTTCAGCTCTAATCCGGATCCTGAAAGAATTCCAGAAGCCCAACCCTTCATTAAAAAATTTAGGGAAAAGTTCCCACGAGTCAGAGAAATAGGTGTTTATACCGTTCACAGTTATGTGGCCACCAACATTCTCCTGGAAGCCATTCAGGCCACTCAGAGTACAGAAGGACAGAAACTGGTAGACTATCTTCATAAGGCCCAATTTAATACTGCGCTGGGCCCAATCCGATTCGATGAAAAAGGCGA contains:
- a CDS encoding branched-chain amino acid ABC transporter substrate-binding protein, which produces MRPFLLKVEILLISLLTVFFLIPSTLAADTLKIGLAGPLTGDQASLGDMLKNGGTIAIEEWNERGGVLGKKIEAAWGDDQHDPKQAVAIANKFINEGIVGVIGHLNSSCSIPASTIYAKVPIPQITPSSTNPQYTEQGLRNVFRVCGRDDQQGAVAADFIVNTLKKTKVAVFHDKTTYGQGLADETVKRLKKLGVEPVFYTGIVQGDKDYTVILTAAKQKNPEVLYFGGIYPEAILLAKQSKDIGLNVILMGGEGLHVQEFIDGAGPAAEGTYFSSNPDPERIPEAQPFIKKFREKFPRVREIGVYTVHSYVATNILLEAIQATQSTEGQKLVDYLHKAQFNTALGPIRFDEKGDVLAPPYVFWQVQNGKFVQVQELKKP